The genomic segment ATGTAAAGTCCCACGCCAGGTATAGTTTGTTAAGTGCGTACCGGCGTCGAACACACCGGCGTCAACGGTCATCCATTCCCACAAGAGCTCTGCATTCCCTTCCAGTTGAGCATTGCAGACCAAGAGCCACAgggaggatgacgaggagaagaagtcgagcacATCTTGCTGTGTCAAAGTCGGGGACCATAACCACAGCAGAAGCCGTCTCGCGGGCGCGACGCTCTCCGTTGCCTGGACAGCTTCAGACCAGCTCATGCTCGAGATTTGGGCATCGAATGCACGTAGACATGCATccgcggtggcggcggtggctgtGCCCCGCCGTACGCTTTCGTCGAACGCATCCATTGGTGTTGTCGAGCGATCGAGAAGAGCGGCGCTCACCATGGGATCGCAGGGTCGGCAGACGTGACTTTGCGCGAATCGGTGCTCGTCTGCCATTCTCGATgctttctccttctgctttgCGGCAATCCTCTTCGCGAGCCATTTCTCGGAATTGAGCACAGAGCGCGAACGGGGTCGCGGTTGCCATAATGTAGAGGGAAAGGATGTTGAGATTGTGGACACGCGAGAATGTAGACGAGAAGTTCCAATGCCAAGCGATCGGGTGGGGGTGGGGCTTGTGACTTCGCGCCGGTGGCCTCTCCGAAACTCTCCTCTCCCATTGACATGAACAATGCCTCCATCGACTCTATCTCATCACTGCCGCATTGCATTCCACTCTGGCGAGCTTTGATCATGGCAGAGCTTACGTTCGCGGGAAACAGGTCTATTTGCCTTGACGCCGCTATTTCGAGACTGTTGGAGATCCAGACTCGAAGGCAAGCGTTTTCGGATGGTTCTCTGCTCGGCAAGGTATCTCCATGGCCAGCCGTGATCGCAATCATTAGCGCTATCGGCGTCGCAGATTGCAGTAGCACCAACGTACGTTTGTACGAGAGCTTCATCGAGTTTACGGAATGGTGCCTAAGATGGAAGCGACCACCACAATTCGCTGCCTGCCGATTACACCTTTGGCATCCCACGCGCCCGGATGCTCAGCCTTTCATACGCCTGCTGAAGGGCGACGATGGAGGCCTTCGTGTACAACATGTCTTTGCATCCTTCAATAGTCCCTCGACGCATAGACttttgaagaagctgctgctccgcGCTCAATTCCTACTCAAGCGTAACGATCCAAATGGAGACCTGGACTGGCTGCAACAAGCACAACGAGAATACGAAGAAGCCTACGCTCGAGAGTGGCGTCACGCACCAGAACGGCGCTATCGCACTGGTCTCAAGTATCACAAAGAGGTTGGAGAATGAAGTGATGAAAGACATTCGAGCATCTCAACCGCCTTTACACAGACGTCTCCACGATAGAAGGCTCGAGCTTTCACACATGGCATAACAAACGCAATGAATACAATGGAAAGCCGTGCACAGATCAAGGATTGGACTGTTTTATTATGGTGCTCACTGTGACACGATCAGCGTGGAAGAAGACAATGCTTGCGACTGTGCTTTCTCGGCTCTAACATCTCAATCGAAATGACGGACTGGCGTCTATGCGACACGATCTGGGCTCTCCTGGATGT from the Cercospora beticola chromosome 9, complete sequence genome contains:
- a CDS encoding uncharacterized protein (antiSMASH:Cluster_9), producing the protein MAELTFAGNRSICLDAAISRLLEIQTRRQAFSDGSLLGKVSPWPAVIAIISAIGVADCSSTNVRLYESFIEFTEWCLRWKRPPQFAACRLHLWHPTRPDAQPFIRLLKGDDGGLRVQHVFASFNSPSTHRLLKKLLLRAQFLLKRNDPNGDLDWLQQAQREYEEAYAREWRHAPERRYRTGLKYHKEVGE